ATGACCTTCGTCGCCTTCAACGGCGTGGGCGCGCTGGCCGACGGCAGCAGCGTGCAGGGTGCGGCGATCAGCCGCCCGTTCGACCGCGAACGCTATGGCTTCGTGATGGGCGAGGGCAGCGCCTTCCTGGTGCTCGAATCGGCCGAGCATGCGCGCCAGCGCGGCGCGCGGATCCTGGCGCGGGTGAAGGGTTTTGCCGGGGTGCTGGAAGCGCACCGCATCACTTCCAGCGATGCCGATGGCACCGAGTACGCACGCTGTATCCGGCTGGCATTGGAAGATGCGGGTTTGACGCCGGCCGATATCGACCACGTCAACGCCCACGGCACCTCGACGCCGACCAACGACGCCTGCGAGGCAATGGCGCTCAAGCAGGTCTTTGGCGAGCGCATCGGCCAGGTGCCGGTCACGGCGAACAAGTCTGCGCTGGGCCATTCCCTCGCCAACAGCGGCGCGGTCGAGGCCGTGCTGTCGGTGCTGTCGCTGGAGAACCAGCTGTTGTTGCCGACGGCCAACTACTGCGAGCCCGACGAGGCGTGTTCCGGGCTGGACGTGGTGACGCAGCCGCGGCCGATGAAGGTCCGGCGCGTGCTGAGCAATTCGTTTGGTTTCGGCGGCGCCAATGTCTCGCTGATCCTGGAGGCCGCGTGATGCATGCGCGCGTTGCACTGCGCCGCCCGTCGATCCGTTCGGCGTTCGGCAACGACTGGCAGCAGGTGATCGCCTCACTGGCATCACCGCCACCGTTGCAGGCGCCGCCATGGCCCGACGCGCACACGCTCGGCATCGAGGGCGTTCGCGCTGCCGGAGAGCCGGACCTCAAATCACTGGGGCTGGACCGCAAGCTCTCACGCACGATGGAGAAACAGTCGCGCCTGATGCTTGCGGCAGCGGCCGACACGGCCGGCATCGCAGAAGTGGAGCAGCGCGCACAAACCGGCCTGTATCTGGGGCTGCCCATGGTGGATGAGCCGATTCCCACCTGGTCGGCGCTGCAGAACTGGCACGAGGATGGCCGGCGCACCCCGTTCGGCGTGCACCTGCAGCGGGAAACACCGCCGTTTTCCGGGTTGTCGATGCTCAACAGCTCGGCCGCGGCGCACATCGCGTCGACCTTGCGCATCAGCGGCAGCCTCGCGGTGTACTCGGCCTTCGCCGACGCGGGACTGAATGCGCTGATTGACGGCGCCTGCGCGGTCGCGGAGGGCGACTGCGACGAGGCCCTTGTGGGAGCCGTATCGCCCAAGCTCGATCCCTTGCTGCCCGTGCAACTGGCGGCGTGGGATCTTTCCCCTGCACGCCTTCCGCCCGCGGAGGCCGCCGGCTGCGTGATGCTCGAGCACGCCGCCGCTGAAGATGATGTCCTGCTGCTGGGATATGCGCGCGGCTTCGAACGCCATCGGCTGCAGGGTGAAGAAGTTCTGGGCAGCCTGATCGACGCGGCGCTCGCCATGGCGTCGCGCCGCAACGAGGACATCGGTTGGTTGCTGTACTCGGCGCCCTGGCATTCGGCGCAGGTCGTCGCACTGGGGCGCGTCCTCGACGCGCGCTGGCAGCTGGATACGCCACCGCGATTCGCCGTCGAGCGTGTATTCGGCCGACTGGGTCCGGCGGCTGCCCTGGTGGCCGCCAACCTGGCCGTGACCGGCCTGCGCGAAGGCCGCTGCTGGAGTTCCAACGGACGCGCCGCTGAGGCGCGTCCGCTAGTCGCGCGCAATGCATTGGTCATCACCCTGGCGCCGCTCGGACAGTGCGCGGTCGCCGTGCTTGGCGGAGGTGACGCATGAACGCGCGTCGTGTCGTCGTTACCGGCCTCGGCGCGGTGACGGGCTTGGGCCTGGGCTGGCGCCCGCTCTGGAACGGGCTGTGCGAAGGTCGCTCGGCGATCGCGCCCTGGTCACTGGAAGGCGTTGCGGACTTCCCTGTGAAGTACGCCGCGCCGGTGGATTGGGACGCCTTCAGTGCGGCGCATCGCCACGCCGACTGGTGGGACCAGCCGATGGAGCGTCGCAGCCGCTTCGGCATGGCTGCCGTCGACGAGGCCATCGCGGACGCGGGCGATTCGCTACTGGCGAGCCCTGCGATGCGCGTGGGCGTTGCGATCGGCTCGGGTGTGCCCGAACGCGATCCGGCCGACATGTTGCTGGCGATGCAGGCCGACGGCCCTTCGTGGGCCGAACTCTATCGGCGCGTCGATGCGCTCAATCCGCACAGCGGCCTGGTCAACAGCAACGATCACCTGGCCGCGCGCGCGGCACGTACCCTGCGCGCCGCAGGACCAGTGATTCACTTCTCGACCGCCTGTGCGGGCGCGGCGCACGCCATCGGCCACGGATTCCGCATGATCCGTCGCGGCGAAGTCGACGTCATGCTGGTCGGCGGCGCTGACTCGGTACTCAACCTCTCGACGATGGTCGGGCTCCACCTGCTCGGCGCGCCCTCGGTCGCCGACCAGTTCGGAACCGCGCTGTCGCGACCGTTCGACCGTGACCGCTCCGGTTTCGTCGCCGCCGAAGGCGCGGCCATGCTGGTGCTGGAGAGCGAGGAATCGGCGCGTGCACGTGGTGCCCGCATCTACGCGGAAATCGCCGGCTTTGGCAGCGCGCTGGACGCGTACCGGATCACGGCCCCGCATCCCAATGGCGACGGTGCCGCCATGGCCATGCAGCGGGCGCTGCGTGATGCGCAGCTGTCACCGCACACCATTGACCATATCAATGCGCACGGCACGTCGACACCGCTGAACGACCCGGCCGAAACCCTGGCGATCAAGCGTGTGTTCGCCGAGCACGAGCACTATCGATCCATCGCGGTGTCGTCGAACAAGTCGATGATCGGACACCTGATCGCCGCCGCGGGCGCACCCGAATGCGTAGCAACGGTGCTCGCCGTGGCCGATGGAAAGGTGCCGCCGACGCTGAACCTGAGCCAGCCGGATGCCAGCTGCGACCTGGACTACGTCCCCGGGACCCGGGCCCGCCAGCGCACGGTTCGCGCGGCACTGAGCAACTCCTTCGGATTTGGCGGCCTCAACGCCGTGATCGCCGTGAGAGCACATCCGGACGCCGGGGAGTTACGTCATGCGAGCTGATCTACCGCCCGTCGCGATCACGGGAATCGGCAGTGTTCTTCCCAGTGGTGCGGGTGTCGCACCTCACTGGCAGCAGTGGTGCGAGGACACGCCTGCGCTGGGTGCCTTCGGGCACGCCCTGTTCCGCACCCAGCGCATTACGGTCTACGGTGGTATCGCCGCCGGTCTGCGCAGGGACGCGCTGGAGTCCGTGCCGTTCAAGTTGCGCCGCTACAGCACCGAGCCGTCGCAATGGGCGGTGCATGCGGCCGGCCAGGCGATCGCCGATGCGGCGCTGGACTGGGACAGCGTCGCCGAAGACCGTCGTGGCCTGTTCTCCGGTCAAGGGGATTACACCCAGCCGGATATCGGCTCGGTGCGCGCCGCCGTGCTGGCCGCGCGGCAACCGGGCGGAAATATCGACTACAACGCGCTCGGCCGGCTGGCCCTGTCCCGGCGCGGCGCCGACCCGTTCATCTCGATCAAGGGCCTGGCGAACAACGCCCTGGCACTGGTCAGCCTGACGTTCCGCTGCCGCGGTGTTGGCGCGGCGTATGTGCAGAACGAAGCGGCGGGCATCGCCGCACTGCGTCGCGCTGTTTTCGAGCTGTCGCATGGCCATTGCGACATCGCGCTGGTGGTTGCCTGCGGCAGCTACGCCGAACCCTTCACGTTGGCGGAACTGTGGGGCCGCGGCCTGCTCGGACAGGATGGCGCCATTCCCGACCGGCTAGCCGCCTTCGACCAGAAGGCCAGCGGTACCGTACTGGGCGAGGGCGCGGTGGCGCTGCTGCTGGAGCGTCCCGCGGATGCGCGGGCGCGCGGCGCACGCACGCACGCGCTTGTGCATGGGGCGAAAAGCTACGCCGCGCGCATCAATCGCCTGGAAAACCACACGGATCACGGCGCCGAACTCGGCTATCGCAGCGTGGCGCGCCACCTGCCAACCCTGGAAGGGCCGGTTGCGGTGATGGCCGACGGGCGCGGCCATCCCGCGCTGGACCGCTTCGAGGCAGGGCAGATCCAGGCCGCGGTACCGGAGGCGGTGCCCGTGTCGTCCGCGCGCGCTATCACCGGCGTAGTGCCGGCTGCCGGTGCCCTGGCTGACCTGGCCCTGGCAACACAGGTATTGGCGAATGACCAACTCCCGGCCATTCCAGGCCTGGACCAGCCTGTGCTCGCCGGACCCGACTGGGTGCGGGCGACGCCACGCACGGGCCGCTTTGAACATGTGCTCTGCCTGCAGCAGGGCTTCTCCGGATTCTTCTCCGCCGTCACGGTAAGCCGCGCGGCCTGACCACTATCGAGGATTGCATGGACGAACATTACGGGCAGTACGTCAAGCCGCGACTGGCGAAAGTGCTGCGGGCCATCGGGCTCGATGTCCGCTACGAGCGGGCGCAGGGCGACTACATGTACTACCGAGACGCCAGTGGCGCGGAGCGGCGCGTGCTCGACCTCCTCGGTGGGTACGGCGCCCTGCTCCTGGGGCACAATCCACCGGTCGTACTGGATGCGGCCCGCCGCATGCTGGATGCCGGCGTGCCGGTGCACGCGCAATTCTCCTTGCGCGGCAAGACCGGCGAGCTGGCGCGGGCGCTCAACCAGATCGTGCGTCGCGACAGCCGCAGCGATACCGATTTCGTGGTGACCCTCGCCAACACCGGCGCCGAGGCGATCGAGGCCGCGATCAAGCACGCGGAACTGGAGCGGGTGAAGAAGCTCGAGCGCCTGCTCGATGCCATCACGCTCAACATCGAGCACGTCCGTGACGCGATCCGCCGCGGCGTGGTGGAGATCCCGCCGGATCTGTACGAATCCACCGACATGCGCGAGTACGTCTTCGACGTGCGCAGCTTTGATGACCTGATCGTGGCGCTGATCAATCACAACAGCAAGGAAATGGCGCGCCGACCGATCTTCCTGGCGCTGGAGAAGTCCTTCCACGGCAAGCTGGCCACCAGCGTTCAGCTGACCTGGAACAAGAACTTCCGCCGCGCCTTCCAGTCGCTGGGTCTGAAGACGCGCTTCATCGCGATGAACGATGCTGCCGCGCTGGACCGGATCGCCCGGGAAGAGGAGAGCGAGCTGTTCGACGTCGGCATCGTCGACGGCAAGGTCGCACTGATCCGGCGGCCGTGGCCGCAATACGCGGCCTTCCTGCTCGAACCGATCCAGGGCGAGGGCGGTATCCACAGCGTGGATGTGGAATTCGGACGCGCCATCCGCGCCTTCTGCAACCAGCAGGACTGCCCGCTGATCATCGACGAGATCCAGAGCGGCATGGGGCGAACGGGCGCCTTCCTCGCCTCCAGCCAGATCGGTTTGCGCGGCGACTACTACACCTTGTCGAAATCCCTCGGCGGTGGCCTGGCCAAGCTGTCAGCGCTGCTGATCCGGCAGGATCGCTACGACACGGACTTTGGTCTGGTTCACAGTTCCACCTTTGCGGAAGATGACTTCTCATCCGGCATCGCGCTGGCGGTGCTGGAACAACTGGAACGGGACGATGGCGCGCTCTACCGCCAGGCGGCGGAGCGGGGCAATGCGTTGAAGCGCGGGCTGGAAAGCCTGCGGGACCGCTATCCGGACGTGATCAAGGACATCCGCGGCCGCGGCCTGTTCCTGGGGCTGGAGTTCCACCCGCGTGACGCGGCGTACTCGCAGATCCTGCGCACCACGGATTACGCCGACTCGCTGGGCTATTTCATCGCCGGCTACCTTCTGCGCATCGAAGGTATCCGCATCGCGCCGACCGGTAGTTCGCCCAACGTGCTGCGCTTTGAGCCGTCCGTCTACCTCGACGACGACGCCATCGCGCGGGTGGTCGACGCGCTCGACCGCGTCTGCCGCATTCTGCGTGCGGAAGACACGCTGCACCTGGTTTTCCCGCTCAGCTCGCCCGAGCGTGCACTGCCGCGAAACGAAATCCGGGAATTCGGCCGCGGCCACATCGAGATGCCGGTGGCGGCAGCGCCGATACGGCCGGCGCGCAAGGTCGCCTTCATCAACCACCTGATCAGCCCGGACTGGCTGCGCCAGGTGGAACCCGCACTGGCAGAGATGGACGACAGCGAACTGCGCCGCTTCGTGCTCAACATGGCGGCCGTGAAGAAGAGCGCGCCGTATCCGGCGGTACGCATGCGTTCGCCGCTGGGCACGGCGGTGGACTTCATTCTCTATCCGCTTTGCGTGGCCTCCGAACAGATGGGCGACTGGCTGGTGCGCGCCGACCTGGAAGAGATCCGCGACGACATCGAAGAGCGCATCGAATCGGCGCGCGAGGACGGTTGCGAGATCGCCGGGCTGGGTATGTACACCTCGATCGTCACGAACAACTGCACGGCGCTGACGATCAACGAAATGGGGCTGACGTCGGGCAACGCACTGACGGTGGCGATGTCCCTGGAGGCGCTGGAGCGCGCCGTGGCCGACCGCGGCTGGGACTTTGCCGAGATGGACGTCGCCATTGTCGGCGCCGCGGGAAATATCGCTTCGACCTATGCGGCGATGCTGGCGGAGAAGACCACGCGCCTGACGCTGATCGGCAGCGGCCGCGACGGTTCGCGGGCGCGCATCCAGAAGACAGTGGAAGCGATCTACGACGCGGCATGGCAATCGCTGCTGCAGTCGGGAACGCCGCCGCGTGGACTGGTTGCGCGGCTGCTGGAGGAACCGCTGGTCAACGAATGGCTCCGCCAAGGGGCGCCGCGTGATGCGGGACGCCGGCTGCACGAGGCCCTCGTGGCGCGGCACGGCCACGACCCCTACATTCGAATCGGCACCATTGATGACATCCGCCGTTGCCAGGCCGTGCTGTGCGGCGCCAACGCGCCGGAGCCATTCCTGGATGCGGCGGTGTTCGCACCGGATGCGGTGGTGTGCGATGTCGCTGTGCCGCACAACGTGCGCGCCGAGACGCTGGCGGGCCGCCCCGATGTGATCTACCTGCAAGGCGGCATCGTTGCCACGCCCAATGGCGAGAGCCTGCACCCGGGTGCACGCGCCTACCTCGGCGCCGGCCAGATCTATGCCTGCATGGCCGAGACGGCGGTGCTCGGCCTGTCGGGACACCGGGGCAACTACTCCTACGGGTCGATCACGCCGCAGCAGGTGCGCGAGATCGCAGCGCTGGCGCGCCTGCATGGTTTCGGCCTGGCGGATTTCAAGCGCGGCAATTCCTTGTAGAAAATGGGATAATAGAAAAATGGAAATCATTGCCACTGAGCCGGTGACCGCTGCGGCGGTTCCGGCTGTCCTGGAAGGACAGGTTGCATTCATTACCGGCGCCAGTCGCGGTGTCGGCCGCGCCATTGCCCTGCGCATGGCCAGCGAAGGCGCCGACATCGCCGTGCACTACCGTTCCGATGAAGCAGCGGCGCACCAGGTGGCGGACGAGATCCGCGCGCTGGGTCGTCGGGTCGAGCTCTATCGCGGCAACATGGCTGATCGCGGCGATGTGGATCGCATCGCCGCCACTTTCCGCGACCAGTTCGATCGCCTCGACATTCTCGTCAACAACGCGGGTGTGACCCGCGACAACCTGTTGCTCACGATGAGTGACGAGGAACTGACCGAGGTCATCACCACCAACCTGCTCGGGCCCATCCGGCTCACGCGCGCGCTGGCGATGATGATGCTCGGTCGCCGCTACGGCCGCATCGTGAACATCTCCTCGTCGGCGGCGAGCAAGCCGGGGCGTGGACAAAGCAACTATGCGGCCGCAAAGGGCGGACTGGAAGCGTTCACCAAGGCGCTTGCCGTCGAGCTCGCACCCAAGGGCGTGCTCGTGAACGCGGTTGCACCGGGTGTGATCGATACCGCGATGTCCGAGCACATCCGTGCGCACGGCGAGGCGGAAATCTACGCCCGGCTGCTGCTCAAACGCATTGCGGAACCGAGTGAAGTGGCTGACGCCGTGATGTACCTGGCCAGCCCGCGCAATCGCTATGTCACCGGCGAGATCCTGCATCTCGACGGTGGCTTGAAGATGGCCTGACATGACCACGCGAAACATCGTCATTACCGGCGCCGCCATGGGAATCGGCGCGGCCATCGCGCGGCATTTCGCTGGTGCCCGGTCTCACCTGAACTTGATCGATCGCGACGCCGCCGCGCTTGCCGATATCGCGGCAAGCTGCCGTGAGGCGGGCTCCGTCGTTGAAGCCACCGTGGTCGACCTGGCCGATGCGGGTTGGCTGGCCCTGGTGCGCCCGCGCCTGCCGGGACAGGTCGACGTCCTGGTCAACAATGCGGGCATCTCGCCGGAGAATGACCCGGAAGATCGCCAGACCTGGGCGCGCGTCCTGGCCATCAACCTGGATGCGCCGGCGGCGCTGACGGCGGAATGTCTGCCGCGCATGCCGTCCGGAGCGCGCATCATCAATATTGCCTCGGTGCTGGGGCGTGCCGGCAAGGTACGCAATACAGCCTACTGCGCCTCCAAGCATGGCCTGCTCGGCTACACCAAGGCGCTGGCGCTGGACCTGGCGTCGCGCGGCATCACAGTCAATGCCGTCCTGCCCGGCTGGGTGGATACGCCGATGCTGCGCCGTGAGCTGGAGGCCCAGGCCGGCCAGGTCGGCAGCACACCCGAACAGGTGCTGCGCAACGCGCGCCGGCAGATGCCGATCAAGCGTTTCGTCCGCGAAGAGGAAGTGGCGGAAATGGTGGCGTGGCTGGCCGCGTCTGCAGCATCCGGCGTAACGGCGCAGAGTTTCGTGGTCGACGGGGGCTATACATGCGGTATGTAAGTGCCGTACTGGTACTGGCGGCATCGGGAGCCGCGGCGCCTGTGCCGGCCTTCGACGGCTCGATCGGCGCGGTATACAGCGCCGGCATTACCGACGGTGCCGCCTACGAGCGCGGCACGGTGCTGAAGCTGCGGTACGCGCAGTCGCTTGGCGGATTCGAGCTTCGAGCCGAGGCGCGGCACCGCTGGAATGACGCGGCCTGTGACGCATCTGCACCGGCCTGCGACGCTTACCGCGCGCACTTCGACTGGCGTGAGCTGTACCTCGCGCGCACCTTCGGTGACTGGCAATGGTCAGCGGGGTTGCAGCAGGTCGTATGGGGCCGCGCGGATAACCTGCGGGTGTTTGATCTGGTCAATCCACTGGACCTGCGCGACTACGTGCTTCCCGACCTCGGCGACTATCGCCTCGCCGTGCCGATGTTGCGTGGGCTGGGGCCGGTAGGTGAGTGGACGGTGGAGGCGGTGTGGCTGCCGTACTTCACACCTACGCGCTTCGCCGCGGCGGGCTCGCCCTATGACCTGGATCTGCCGGGACGGATCGCATCACTGGGCTTGCTACCCGAAGGAGAGCGGCGGCCATCGCGAAACGTGCGCAATGGCGAGGTCGGAGTCCAGCTATCGACGACGCGGGGAGCGCTGGATATCAGCCTGCTGGGATTCAGCGGCTGGAACGACGATCCGGTCTACGCGCTGGATGATCCGGCGCGGGTGGCTGTGGGCGCTCAATACCGGCGCCAGATGACGTTCGGGCTTGGCCTGGCCTATGCGCTCGAAAGCGGCTGGGTGCTGCGCGGGGAATCGACCTTCACGCCCGATGCCGCCTATTCCGCTCTGGGGCAGGTCCGCGGCGTGGCCCGGGCCGGTACCTGGAACGTGCTTGCCGGCGCCGATTACACCTGGCGCGACTGGGTGTTCTCCTTCCAGCTCAATGACCGATGGATCGACGACTGGCACGCCTCCTACGGCGTGCCCGAGCACGCGTCCATCGCCACCGCATCGGCGACGGGTACGACACATCGCGGCCGATTCACGCATCGCCTGGCCTACAGCGTGATGCCGCAGAACGGTGATGGCGCCTGGCTTCAATGGCGCAGTGCATGGCAATTCAACGATCGCTGGCAGCTGGAAGGCACGCTGGACCTGCTCAGCGGCGACGACACGGGTTTCTTCGGGCAGTTCCGCGACCGCGACCGGTTGCGCCTGGAACTGCGCCGCCAATTCTGACCGCTGGAGATGATGCAATGACATCGAGACTATGCACACTGCTGCTTGGCGCCTGCCTTGCCGGCACCGCCGGCGCAACAACGCCGGACGCCACGACGCTCATGGCCGAGGTGCGCCAGCGCAACGACGGGCAGGACGTCTACTCCGACCTGGACCTGGTCCTCATCGACGAAAAGGGCGGAACCCGCACGCGCAAGCTGCGCTACTTCCAGAAGGACTTCGGTGGCGACGAAAAGCTGCTGTTGTACTTCACCGATCCGAACGACGTGAAAGGCGTCGGTTTCCAGACGTTCACCTACGACGAGAAGGTCGGAAAGATCGACGACCAGTGGATCTACCTGCCGGCGTTCCGCCAGGTGCGCCGCATCGCGGCCACTGACAAGCGTGGCAGCTTCATGGGCAGCGAGTTTGCCTACATCGACCTTGAGAAAGTGCGTGTCACCGACTACACACAGAAGATCACCGGTGAGGAGTCGATCCTCGGGCGCGCCTGCTGGGTGGTGGAGCGGACGCCCTCCAGCGATGAAGTGGTTGCGCGGACGGGCTATTACCGCACCGTCGTGTGGGTCGACAAGGAGTCGGACGTGGTGCTCAAGCAGAGCTACTACGACGCCAAGGGCGTCGAGTTCAAAGTGATGACGGTGGCGCGCCTGGAGAAGGTGCAGGACATCTGGACCGTCATGCAGAGCGACATGCATGACCGCGTCAGCGACAAGAAGTCGAGCCTGGTGTTTTCCAACGTTCGCTACAACGTGGGGCTCGCCGACAAGCTCTTCGCCCAGTCCATCCTCAAGACCGGAGTCAGCGATGCAGACGTACCTCAAGCTCGTTGAGCGCTATGCGCTCGTCGTCCTGCTCGCGTTGCTGGGCGTCACGGCATTCTTCTTCCTGCAGTTGCCAAAGCTGACGACGGACAGCAACCCCTATCTGCTACCCGACACGCATCCCGCGCGCAAGACCATCCTGGAGATGCAGCAGGATTTCACCGGCACCTTCGACGCCGCGCTCATCGCCATCCACAACCGCAATGGCGTCTTCAACCGCCAGACGCTGGATGCCGTGTACGACATGACGCTGGCGTCGCGGCGGATGCTGCTGGTCAATGATGCGGATCGGGACCAGCTCGCCGCACTGCGCGACAAATACGCGGCGCAGTCGCCCGAATGGAAGTCGACCGTTGACGCCATTCTTGCCGATGGTTTGAGTCAGAACGACTTCAAGCTGGCGGAAAGCCTGCCGGCATTGGCCGCAAAGCTGCCGCTGGAGGACGCCGAGCGCGCGTTTGTGGATTTCTTCCCGCGTCGGATCAATCCGATCAAGGAGCTGGCGGGCATGGCGGCGACCGAGAACATGGTCGTGCGCGACGGCGTGCTCGTGGTGCGGCCGCCCCTGGTCGGGCGCGGCGCCGAACCCGAGCAGGTGCGCGGCGAAGTCATGGGCAACGCGTTGCAGGTGGGAGGCGCGGTTTCGGCCGATGCCACCGTCGCGCTGGTGGTGGTGGAACTCTACGTCAAGCAGGAAGACGCGGAAGGCCAGCTGCGCGCCTACGAGGCATTCCAGAAGATCGTCGACGACTATCGCGGCGCGCACCCGGACTTCGCCAAGGCCAACGATACTCATATCGCCGGCGTTCCGATCTTCATTGCCGAGCAGAAGAAGCTGGTCGATCGCGACATGGGCACGCTGTTTCCGCTGGTGATCGGCGTGGTGATGGTGGTTCTCGTGTTGTTCTTCCGGCGGCCGCTGGGCGTGATCCTGCCGCTCACCAACGTCGTGCTGGCCGCGATCTGGACGCTCGGGCTGATGGCCGTGAACCGTGCACCGCTGGACCTCATCACCAGTGTGCTGCCGGTGTTCCTGATCACGATCTGCGGGGCCGACGCCATCCACATGCTGAGTGAGTACTACACGCAGCGGGCCGACGGACACAGTGCGCGCGAGGCTGCGCGCCGGACGATGCGGGTCATGGTGTCGCCCGTCATCCTGACCACCGTCACGACCACGGCCGGCTTCCTGTTTGCGACCATGACCAATATTTCCAGTATCCGGTCATTCGGCATCTACATGGCGATCGGCCTGGCCTTTGCGCAGTTGATCGCGTTGCTCCTGGTGCCGGCATGGCTGAGCCTGTTCGGCGAGCTGGGCTGGCGCCGTGCGAAGACCGCCGCCGCGGCACCGGCACGGGCCCGTCACGAATGGCTGGGACAGGCGCTGGAGCGACTTTTCCGTGGCGTGATCCGCCATCGCGCTGCGTATGGCCTGGGGTTTGCGGCACTGCTGGCTGGCGCGGGTTTCATGACCACGCGTATCCATGTGGAAGACGCCGGTTCCAGCTACTTCATGCAGGACAATCCGTTCCGCCAGGCCGACGAGTTCGTCAACCGGCATGTGGCCGGTACGAGCCCGGGCTGGATCGAGGTGTCCACGGGCATGCCCGACGGCATGCTGACGGTCGACAAGGTGCGTTTCATCGAGGCGATCGACACGTTTCTCGCGGCGCAGCCCAATGTGACGTACAGCTACTCGCTGTCGAAGTACATCAAGCGCCTGAACCTGGTGATGCACGACATGGATCTGGCCTACGACCGCCTGCCCCAGGCGAGCGAAACGGTGGTCAGTGTCGATCCCGAGACGGGGGAGCGGACCGAAGCGGTCGTAAAGGGCGACGACATCGTCGCGCAGTCGGTGCTGATGTACGAGAACGGCGGCGGTTCAGACCTGACCAACGTGCTCAATCGCGACTTCTCCAAGGCCGTCACGATGTTCACGATGAACACCACGCGCGCCTCGGAGTACGACGCGCTTCTGACAGCGCTCAATCGCTGGCTCGCCGACAACACGCCGCCGGGCGTGCAGGTGAAGCTCGGCGGCACGCCTGTCATCTGGACCGGCGTGCTCGACGAAATCATCCAGGGCCAGCTCTCCAGCGCGTTGTACGCCCTGCTCGCCGTGGCGACCGTGCTGATGCTGTGGCTGCGTTCAGTGCGTCAGGGCATCCTTGCCACGCTGCCGCTCGCGGCCACGATGGTGTGTTACTACGGCTTCATGGCGACGTTCGGCATTGACCTGAATATCGGCACGGCGATCATCTCGTTCCTGGTCGTGGGCATCGTCGACTATTCGGTGCATTACCTGCACCGCATCCAGATTGCCCGCGAGGAGGGGCTGGCGCTCGATGAGGCCTTGCTGCACGCGGTGCGGCACGGCGGCCAGTCGATCGTGTTCAACGTCGCGGTGTTCTCGATCGGTTTCCTCACCCTGTTGATGTCCGAGTTCACGCCGATCGTGCACCTGGGGGCTCTGGTGGCGCTGGCCTTGTCAATCAGCGGTGCGATGTCGCTGTTCCTGATCACGTTGCTGGCGCCGGCGTTCCTGCGCGGACGACGGACGCCGGGGACCGCGGCGGTGTCGACGGCCGCGTGACCGGAGTGGCCGGCGGCGCCACGAAATTGCCGGAAGCGTGATGGTCTTCTCGTGAAACAGGGCTGCCGGGGCATGGATCCCGGCAACGCGGGCCCCGCGGCGCAAACCGGCGCCGCGGGGGGCTGCCCTGGCCGCGCCATTCGGGTCACAATCCGGGTTCGTCCTACCCGATCGGAACTCGCGTGCCGGCATTTGCTTACCAGGCCCTGGATGCCAATGGCAAGACG
This genomic stretch from Tahibacter amnicola harbors:
- a CDS encoding efflux RND transporter permease subunit, with translation MQTYLKLVERYALVVLLALLGVTAFFFLQLPKLTTDSNPYLLPDTHPARKTILEMQQDFTGTFDAALIAIHNRNGVFNRQTLDAVYDMTLASRRMLLVNDADRDQLAALRDKYAAQSPEWKSTVDAILADGLSQNDFKLAESLPALAAKLPLEDAERAFVDFFPRRINPIKELAGMAATENMVVRDGVLVVRPPLVGRGAEPEQVRGEVMGNALQVGGAVSADATVALVVVELYVKQEDAEGQLRAYEAFQKIVDDYRGAHPDFAKANDTHIAGVPIFIAEQKKLVDRDMGTLFPLVIGVVMVVLVLFFRRPLGVILPLTNVVLAAIWTLGLMAVNRAPLDLITSVLPVFLITICGADAIHMLSEYYTQRADGHSAREAARRTMRVMVSPVILTTVTTTAGFLFATMTNISSIRSFGIYMAIGLAFAQLIALLLVPAWLSLFGELGWRRAKTAAAAPARARHEWLGQALERLFRGVIRHRAAYGLGFAALLAGAGFMTTRIHVEDAGSSYFMQDNPFRQADEFVNRHVAGTSPGWIEVSTGMPDGMLTVDKVRFIEAIDTFLAAQPNVTYSYSLSKYIKRLNLVMHDMDLAYDRLPQASETVVSVDPETGERTEAVVKGDDIVAQSVLMYENGGGSDLTNVLNRDFSKAVTMFTMNTTRASEYDALLTALNRWLADNTPPGVQVKLGGTPVIWTGVLDEIIQGQLSSALYALLAVATVLMLWLRSVRQGILATLPLAATMVCYYGFMATFGIDLNIGTAIISFLVVGIVDYSVHYLHRIQIAREEGLALDEALLHAVRHGGQSIVFNVAVFSIGFLTLLMSEFTPIVHLGALVALALSISGAMSLFLITLLAPAFLRGRRTPGTAAVSTAA